One window from the genome of Yarrowia lipolytica chromosome 1B, complete sequence encodes:
- a CDS encoding uncharacterized protein (Compare to YALI0B16368g, highly similar to uniprot|P52917 Saccharomyces cerevisiae YPR173C Vacuolar protein sorting-associated protein VPS4 (END13 protein)), protein MATVDFLSKALEIVRKAIEADNASKYEEAHELYVNGLDYFIKAIKYEKNPKSKELLRQRITEYFSRAEQLKEHLDKQKSKPAAQAAKQGGGANGGAGSGDDDNDTKKLRGALAGAILNEKPNVKWEDIAGLEAAKQALKEAVILPVKFPYLFTGKRKPLSGILLYGPPGTGKSYLAKAVATEANSTFFSVSSSDLVSKWMGESERLVKQLFAMARENKPSIIFIDEVDALCGPRGEGESEASRRIKTELLVQMNGVGNDASGVLVLGATNIPWQLDAAIRRRFERRIYIALPDAEARARMFEINVGNTPCALTQKDFRTLAEMTDGYSGHDVAVSVRDALMQPIRKIQEATHFKPVEIDGVTKYTPCSPGDPQATELNWMELEDGTVLEPELTLKDFIKAVKSTRPTVNNDDITRHEDFTNDFGQEGN, encoded by the coding sequence ATGGCTACCGTGGACTTTTTATCCAAGGCGCTAGAAATTGTGCGCAAGGCGATCGAGGCCGACAACGCAAGCAAGTACGAGGAGGCACACGAATTGTATGTCAACGGACTGGACTACTTCATCAAGGCAATCAAGTACGAGAAGAAccccaagtccaaggagctgctgcgacAGCGAATCACAGAGTATTTTTCTCGGGCAGAGCAGCTGAAGGAACATCTCGACAAGCAAAAAAGCAAGCCTGCAGCCCAAGCGGCAAAAcagggaggaggagccaaCGGCGGGGCCGGATCTGGAGACGACGACAATGATaccaagaagctgcgaGGAGCTTTGGCTGGAGCCATCCTTAATGAAAAGCCCAACGTTAAATGGGAAGATATTGCTGGTCTGGAGGCAGCCAAGCAAGCTCTAAAGGAGGCAGTCATCTTGCCCGTCAAATTCCCTTATCTCTTCACTGGCAAGCGAAAGCCCTTGTCTGGTATTCTGCTGTATGGACCCCCCGGTACCGGAAAGTCGTACCTGGCCAAGGCAGTGGCGACCGAAGccaactccaccttctTTTCCGTTTCATCCTCCGACCTTGTGTCCAAGTGGATGGGTGAATCTGAACGACTGGTGAAGCAATTGTTTGCCATGGCCCGAGAGAACAAGCCCAGTATCATTTTCATCGATGAGGTCGACGCTCTGTGTGGACCTCgaggagagggagagagtGAGGCGTCACGACGAATCAAAACAGAGCTGCTGGTCCAGATGAATGGAGTGGGTAACGACGCTAGTGGCGTTCTCGTTCTGGGTGCCACCAACATTCCCTGGCAGCTGGATGCCGCTATTCGACGACGTTTTGAGCGACGAATCTATATTGCCCTACCCGATGCCGAGGCCAGAGCCCGTATGTTTGAGATAAACGTCGGGAACACCCCTTGTGCACTGACTCAGAAGGATTTCCGAACTCTGGCTGAGATGACCGACGGATACTCGGGTCATGATGTGGCAGTGTCTGTCCGAGACGCCCTGATGCAACCAATCCGAAAAATCCAGGAAGCAACGCATTTCAAACCTGTGGAGATCGACGGCGTGACTAAGTATACCCCCTGTTCTCCTGGAGACCCCCAGGCAACCGAGCTCAACTGGATGGAACTGGAGGACGGAACAGTTCTGGAGCCCGAGCTGACTCTCAAGGACTTCATCAAGGCTGTAAAGTCCACTCGACCAACCGTCAACAACGACGACATTACTCGTCATGAAGACTTCACCAACGATTTTGGCCAGGAGGGTAATTAG
- a CDS encoding uncharacterized protein (Compare to YALI0B16390g, similar to Saccharomyces cerevisiae ARG2 (YJL071W); ancestral locus Anc_1.301, weakly similar to uniprot|P40360 Saccharomyces cerevisiae YJL071w ARG2 acetylglutamate synthase) — protein sequence MLRSSRITAGTCVSRGWHSYTTKTPTKTAIPPAAKSSNEAKDLILSVLQSAATKREAKTYISRYAPLTGVELQKKKEGLVQRLLGVGKEQDNKEIENLTGHAPEGLLGDSEGTLRVAIIKIRDIKSIEDDLIAQMGETIARLSRLGVSPIVVVDAGKARNDFLKLDNKPFRHYQKLILQKVFKISDAIDAASPDVGARPIEGLFSMNKKGLRLAMPQMLMHPLSHGKVPVLAPLAYDDVTSEEKLVMADDVVHFLTQKLAEVPANILSVEKIIFVDPLGGIPSVERSGAHVFVNLKQELSDIAAELHMGFIPPAQREVHLANLKAMHKALKFLPPTASGLITTPAVAAIPSVGRNPIIYNVLTDRPVISPSLPVELKKTPTLETTLLREGMPVITLKSDKGLNLITEHEKGNIDLDRLWHLIEDSFGRRIDKQHYLNRVNGKIAGIIIAGDYEGAAIITWEDIDPVKAQEDRDAADRAAAEAAAAYAAGIPLPSPPLYQKLGDAVPLNPNQVAYLDKFAVLKRSQGSSSVADVVFKGMVMSQFPNELLWRSRKNNPVNKWYFDRSKGSFKIPGSEWCMFWTGRKTREQYLERFVDICTRIEPSLREEL from the coding sequence ATGCTCAGATCTTCTCGAATAACAGCCGGTACTTGTGTATCACGCGGGTGGCACTCATACACGACCAAGACACCCACGAAAACTGCGATCCCTCCAGCCGCCAAGTCGTCTAATGAGGCCAAAGATCTCATTCTCTCCGTGCTTCAGTCGGCAGCAACCAAGCGAGAGGCCAAGACGTATATTTCACGATACGCACCATTGACGGGTgtggagctgcagaagaagaaagaggGACTGGTCCAGAGACTACTGGGAGTTGGCAAGGAACaggacaacaaggagattgagaatCTGACAGGCCATGCCCCAGAGGGTTTGTTGGGCGACTCGGAAGGCACTCTGCGAGTAGCCATTATCAAGATCAGAGACATCAAGTCAATCGAGGATGATCTCATTGCTCAGATGGGAGAAACCATTGCTCGACTGTCGCGTCTGGGTGTGTCGCCTATTGTCGTAGTTGACGCAGGCAAGGCCCGAAACGACTTCCTCAAGCTCGACAACAAGCCCTTCAGACATTACCAAAAGCTCATTCTGCAAAAGGTGTTCAAGATCTCGGATGCCATCGATGCGGCTAGTCCAGACGTTGGAGCACGGCCTATTGAGGGACTCTTCTCCATGAACAAGAAGGGTCTTCGGCTGGCCATGCCCCAGATGCTCATGCATCCTTTGTCGCATGGAAAAGTGCCTGTTCTGGCTCCCCTAGCTTACGACGACGTTACCTCCGAGGAAAAGCTCGTTATGGCGGACGACGTGGTGCATTTCCTCACTCAGAAGCTGGCCGAAGTACCAGCAAACATTCTGTCGGTGGAAAAGATTATTTTCGTGGACCCCTTGGGTGGCATTCCCTCCGTTGAGAGATCAGGAGCCCATGTTTTTGTCAACCTCAAACAGGAACTATCGGACATTGCTGCCGAGCTGCACATGGGTTTCATTCCTCCTGCTCAGCGTGAAGTACATCTGgccaacctcaaggccatGCACAAAGCCCTCAAATTTCTGCCTCCTACAGCTTCCGGTCTCATTACTACTCCTGCTGTGGCGGCCATTCCCTCAGTAGGACGAAACCCCATCATTTATAACGTTCTCACAGACCGACCTGTGATTTCGCCTTCTCTACCtgtggagctcaagaagactCCCACTCTAGAAACCACTCTTCTGCGTGAGGGTATGCCTGTCATTACACTCAAGTCTGACAAAGGCCTGAACCTCATCACTGAGCACGAGAAAGGCAACATTGATCTGGACCGTCTGTGGCATCTGATTGAAGACTCCTTTGGACGACGAATCGACAAACAGCATTATCTCAACCGAGTCAACGGCAAAATCGCAGGTATCATCATTGCTGGAGACTACGAGGGAGCAGCTATCATCACATGGGAAGACATTGACCCAGTCAAGGCCCAGGAGGATCGAGATGCTGCCGATCGAGCAGCTGCCGAGGCAGCTGCGGCCTATGCAGCAGGTATCCCCCTTCCTTCGCCGCCTCTGTATCAGAAACTGGGAGATGCCGTGCCTCTTAACCCCAACCAAGTGGCGTATCTTGATAAGTTTGCCGTTCTGAAACGGTCCCAGGGCTCTTCGTCGGTAGCAGATGTGGTTTTCAAGGGTATGGTCATGTCTCAGTTCCCCAACGAGCTGCTGTGGCGATCTCGAAAGAACAACCCCGTGAACAAGTGGTACTTTGACCGGTCGAAGGGCAGTTTCAAGATCCCCGGTAGCGAGTGGTGCATGTTCTGGACGGGTCGAAAGACTCGAGAACAGTACCTTGAACGATTCGTCGACATTTGTACCAGAATCGAGCCTTCTTTGAGGGAGGAGTTATAG
- a CDS encoding uncharacterized protein (Compare to YALI0B16412g, similar to uniprot|P40445 Saccharomyces cerevisiae YIL166c similarity to allantoate permease DAL5P P10.2.f5.1), with the protein MPEKHDLADASDISSPSDSPEYSYNETKGGSPLNGSVHEYSGSIDDLDEERLQELLVNNGAGTNSKNRRNIFENKKIAEHFAELYEDAEYECRHLFKPDFEWETKEEKKLVRKLDWYVCFWACIMFAGLQIDRGNIGQALSDGILGDLGMDTNDYNYGQTIFLLSFMCAEIPSQLVSKKLGPDRWVPTQMVLWSIVACCQAAVQSRGPYLALRSLMGILEGGFIPDLVLWLSYFYTSKELPIRLGFFWAAYILTQILTSLLAFGLLRIKTDAIQEGWRWLFLIEGLITFCIGVASYFKMPASAAQTKTWFRKKGWFTEREELIVVNRVLRDDPYKGDMHNRAAITPKKLWTCLCDYHLWPIYAIGIMLYIPPTPVASYMTLNLRHLGFSTFNTNLLTIPYLALELCMLLLVTKMSEVLNERALVCLAQPLWILPCIAILRFWSGAQIDIWGTWAVTTVLLGYPYVHAIVVAWTSRNSNTVSTRTVASAMYNMCVQAGNVMATNIYRNDDKPLYKRGNTQLFAINIACIVLLILVKIYYVSVNNYRDKKWAAMTKEEQVAYLRTTKDRGNRRLDFRFAH; encoded by the coding sequence ATGCCTGAAAAGCACGACCTTGCCGACGCCTCGGACATCTCGTCTCCTTCAGACAGCCCCGAATATTCCTACAACGAGACCAAGGGGGGTTCCCCTCTCAACGGGTCGGTGCATGAGTACAGTGGCTCTATCGACGACCTCGATGAAGAGCGTctccaggagctgctggtcaaCAACGGAGCTGGAACAAACTCCAAGAACCGACGAAATATCTTTGAGAACAAAAAGATCGCAGAACACTTCGCCGAACTGTACGAAGACGCTGAATACGAATGCAGGCACCTATTCAAGCCGGACTTTGAATGGGAAACtaaggaggaaaagaaacTAGTCAGGAAACTCGACTGGTACGTTTGTTTCTGGGCATGTATCATGTTTGCTGGTCTGCAGATTGATCGTGGTAACATTGGTCAGGCCCTATCTGACGGTATTCTCGGCGACCTAGGTATGGACACTAACGATTACAACTACGGTCAGACAATTTTCCTTCTGTCATTCATGTGCGCCGAAATTCCCTCGCAGCTGGTTTCTAAGAAACTAGGACCCGATAGATGGGTGCCCACTCAGATGGTTCTGTGGAGTATTGTTGCTTGTtgccaagctgctgttcaGAGCCGAGGCCCCTACCTGGCCCTGAGATCCCTCATGGGTATTCTTGAGGGAGGTTTCATTCCTGATCTTGTTCTGTGGCTCTCCTACTTCTATACCTCCAAAGAACTGCCTATCCGCTTGGGCTTTTTCTGGGCCGCCTACATTCTGACTCAAATCCTCACGTCTCTACTTGCGTTCGGTCTGCTGCGTATCAAGACTGACGCTATCCAGGAAGGATGGAGATGGCTGTTTCTCATCGAAGGTCTGATCACATTTTGCATTGGTGTTGCATCGTACTTCAAGATGCCTGCGTCCGCCGCCCAGACCAAAACCTGGTTCCGAAAGAAGGGATGGTTCACCGAACGAGAAGAGCTGATTGTTGTCAACCGAGTCCTTCGAGACGACCCCTACAAGGGAGACATGCATAACCGAGCTGCCATCACCCCCAAGAAGCTATGGACTTGTCTTTGCGACTACCACCTGTGGCCGATCTACGCCATTGGTATCATGTTGTACATTCCTCCTACACCCGTCGCCTCTTACATGACCCTCAATCTCCGACATCTCGGTTTCTCAaccttcaacaccaacttGTTGACCATTCCCTATCttgctctggagctgtgcatgctgctgttggttACCAAAATGTCGGAAGTGCTCAACGAGCGAGCTCTGGTTTGTTTGGCCCAGCCTCTCTGGATTCTTCCCTGCATTGCGATTCTGAGATTCTGGAGTGGAGCACAAATCGACATTTGGGGCACCTGGGCAGTCACCACAGTGTTGCTTGGATACCCCTACGTCCACGCCATTGTGGTGGCTTGGACCTCGCGTAACTCCAACACTGTGTCGACCCGAACAGTAGCTTCAGCCATGTACAACATGTGTGTTCAGGCTGGAAATGTCATGGCAACCAACATCTACCGAAACGACGACAAGCCTCTCTACAAGCGAGGAAACACTCAGTTGTTTGCCATCAATATTGCATGCATCGTTCTGCTCATCCTGGTCAAGATATACTATGTGTCGGTTAACAACTACCGAGACAAGAAATGGGCTGCCATGACCAAGGAAGAACAGGTGGCCTATCTGCGTACCACCAAGGATCGAGGAAACCGACGTCTGGATTTCAGATTCGCGcactaa
- a CDS encoding uncharacterized protein (Compare to YALI0B16434g, similar to Saccharomyces cerevisiae STT3 (YGL022W); ancestral locus Anc_4.98, similar to uniprot|P39007 Saccharomyces cerevisiae YGL022w STT3 oligosaccharyl transferase subunit singleton) produces MQLSASTVKSINLLLKVSILLTIAGAAVSSRLFSVIRFESIIHEFDPWFNFRASKYLVNNSYYKFLNWFDDKTWYPLGRVTGGTLYPGLMVTSGVIHKLLRMVALPIDIRNICVMMAPAFSGLTAYATYLFTSEMKDQSAGLLAAAFIGIAPGYISRSVAGSYDNEAIAIFLLMITFYTWIKALKMGSAFWGAVCAAFYFYMVAAWGGYVFITNMIPLHVFVLILMGRYNDRIYVAYSTWYALGTLASMQIPFVGFLPIRSSEHMAALGVFGLVQLAAFANYIKSQVTPKQFKYTVGLSLVGLIAIAFAGLVGLTVSGVIAPWTGRFYSLWDTGYAKIHIPIIASVSEHQPTAWPAFFFDTQMLIWLFPAGVYLIFQELRDEHIFVIVYSILGSYFAGVMVRLMLTLTPVICVSAAIAISTLLDVYGDFSTKTKGDTVLVPKYQPLGHEKPGEVVEDDEDDETVDKAAKFTLGLVAKGAVIVSFLFYLGMFVYHCTWVTSNAYSSPSVVLASRMPDGSQHLIDDYREAYYWLRMNTPEDARIMSWWDYGYQIGGMADRTTLVDNNTWNNTHIATVGKAMSSSEEVAYPILRQHDVDYVLVIFGGHLGYSGDDINKFLWMVRIAEGIWPDEIKERNYFTPAGEYKVDDKASEAMKNSLMYKMSYYRFAEGTQKPDRVRNQWIPPTPIELNTLEEAYTTENWLVRLYKVKDLDNLGRDLKSAKSFDTGKAKKKGKAAYSEKRAFELRE; encoded by the coding sequence aTGCAGTTATCAGCCTCGACAGTCAAGTCGAtcaacctgctgctcaaggtgAGTATTCTGCTGACGATTGCTGGCGCTGCGGTTTCGTCGCGTCTGTTTTCGGTGATTCGGTTTGAGTCCATCATCCACGAGTTTGACCCTTGGTTCAACTTCCGAGCCTCCAAGTATCTGGTCAACAACAGTTACTACAAGTTCCTCAACTGGTTCGACGACAAGACATGGTACCCTCTTGGCCGAGTCACTGGAGGTACCCTCTACCCCGGTCTCATGGTCACCTCTGGTGTCATCCACAAGCTGCTGCGAATGGTGGCCCTGCCCATTGACATTCGAAACATTTGTGTCATGATGGCACCCGCCTTCTCGGGCCTCACGGCCTACGCCACCTACCTGTTCACCAGTGAGATGAAGGACCAGAGTGCCGGTCTGTTGGCCGCTGCCTTCATCGGTATTGCCCCCGGATACATTTCTCGATCTGTCGCTGGATCCTACGATAACGAGGCAATTGCCATTTTCCTGCTCATGATCACCTTCTACACCTGGATCAAGGCCCTCAAGATGGGGTCAGCTTTCTGGGGTGCTGTCTGTGCTGCCTTTTATTTCTACATGGTCGCCGCCTGGGGAGGATACGTGTTTATCACTAATATGATCCCTCTTCATGTGTTTGTGCTCATCCTCATGGGCCGATACAATGACCGAATCTACGTGGCCTACAGCACATGGTATGCGCTGGGTACACTCGCCTCCATGCAGATTCCTTTTGTGGGTTTCCTACCCATCCGGTCCTCTGAGCACATGGCTGCTCTAGGTGTCTTTGGACTGGTTCAGCTGGCCGCTTTTGCCAACTACATCAAGAGCCAGGTCACCCCCAAGCAGTTCAAGTACACCGTCGGTCTGTCTCTGGTGGGTCTCATTGCTATTGCCTTCGCTGGCCTCGTGGGTCTCACTGTCTCTGGTGTCATTGCTCCCTGGACCGGCCGATTCTACTCCCTCTGGGATACCGGCTACGCCAAGATCCACATTCCCATTATTGCCTCTGTCTCCGAGCACCAGCCTACTGCCTGGCCTGCTTTCTTCTTTGACACCCAGATGCTCATCTGGCTCTTCCCTGCTGGTGTCTACCTCATCTTCCAGGAGCTGCGAGACGAGCACATTTTTGTCATTGTGTACTCCATTCTCGGTTCATACTTTGCCGGTGTCATGGTGCGACTCATGCTCACTCTGACTCCTGTCATCTGTGTGTCCGCTGCTATTGCCATCTCCACCCTGCTTGACGTCTACGGTGACTTCTCTACCAAGACTAAGGGCGACACTGTTCTGGTTCCTAAGTATCAGCCTCTCGGTCACGAGAAGCCTGGTGAAGTTGTtgaggatgacgaggatgacgagACTGTCGACAAGGCCGCCAAGTTCAcccttggtcttgttgccAAGGGAGCCGTGATTGTCTCCTTCCTCTTTTACCTTGGTATGTTTGTCTACCATTGCACCTGGGTCACTTCTAACGCTTACTCTTCACCCTCCGTTGTTCTTGCCTCTCGAATGCCGGACGGCTCTCAGCATCTCATTGATGACTACCGAGAGGCTTACTACTGGCTTCGAATGAACACCCCCGAGGATGCTCGAATCATGTCCTGGTGGGATTACGGCTACCAGATTGGAGGAATGGCCGACCGAACCACTCTTGTGGATAACAACACGTGGAACAATACCCACATTGCTACTGTTGGCAAGGCTATGTCTTCctccgaggaggtggcGTACCCCATCCTGCGCCAGCACGATGTGGATTACGTTCTTGTCATCTTCGGCGGCCATCTTGGCTACTCCGGAGacgacatcaacaagtTCCTGTGGATGGTGCGAATCGCCGAGGGCATTTGGCctgacgagatcaaggagcGAAACTACTTCACTCCTGCTGGCGAGTACAAGGTTGACGACAAGGCGTCCGAGGCCATGAAGAACTCGCTCATGTACAAAATGTCGTACTACCGGTTCGCGGAGGGCACACAAAAGCCTGACCGAGTTCGAAACCAGTGGATCCCCCCTACTCCTATCGAGCTCAACACTCTCGAGGAGGCTTACACCACAGAAAACTGGCTGGTGCGTCTCTATAAGGTCAAGGACCTCGATAACCTGGGACGCGATCTGAAGAGCGCCAAGAGCTTTGACACTGgaaaggccaagaagaagggcaaggcTGCGTACTCGGAGAAGCGAGCCTTCGAACTTAGAGAGTAG